One genomic region from Terriglobus aquaticus encodes:
- a CDS encoding VWA domain-containing protein has translation MAIAALGCGSVPAQSQAGPAAAPGTATSGTAASGMRLNLFVNGSGADALRQGDLTLLDNGTPVPVQSLLPPHAGNVPTHVILVIDDVNARATTVAYERSELKKFLTRNDGQLRVPLTIAVMTDTKMDIQPGFSQDGNAINQALQKYPIGLHEIRRDSQYGGQDRTNICLGSLRQLVQYASTIPGHKLILFLSPGWPLLSGPRIQLTAKEQRGIYQSVAELQDSMLQADITLDMLNPFGPNESVGRSDYYQAFLKSAKKPGDVDIADLSLQVLATHNGGEVQQGSNDIDRMVDHALSEMDSRYTVSFTPAPAEAPNGFHSLKAQVNRPGVTVRMPDEYYTRQAVAEENSR, from the coding sequence GTGGCGATCGCCGCCCTTGGGTGCGGGAGCGTCCCGGCGCAGTCGCAGGCAGGGCCGGCTGCGGCGCCAGGAACGGCGACGTCAGGAACGGCGGCCAGCGGAATGCGGCTCAACCTCTTTGTGAACGGGAGCGGCGCTGACGCTCTGCGACAGGGTGATCTGACGCTGCTGGACAACGGCACCCCGGTGCCGGTCCAGTCCTTGTTGCCGCCCCACGCGGGCAATGTTCCCACGCACGTGATCCTGGTGATTGATGACGTGAATGCCCGCGCGACGACGGTGGCCTACGAGCGGAGCGAATTGAAGAAGTTCTTGACCCGAAACGACGGGCAGTTGAGGGTGCCGTTGACCATCGCCGTGATGACGGACACCAAGATGGACATTCAGCCCGGGTTTTCGCAGGATGGCAACGCCATCAACCAGGCCCTGCAGAAGTACCCGATTGGCCTGCATGAGATTCGGCGTGACTCACAGTACGGCGGCCAGGACCGGACGAACATCTGTCTCGGATCGCTGCGGCAGTTAGTGCAGTACGCCTCTACGATTCCCGGACATAAGCTGATTCTGTTCCTCTCGCCGGGCTGGCCGCTACTCTCTGGGCCGCGCATCCAACTCACCGCGAAAGAGCAGAGGGGCATTTACCAGAGCGTGGCCGAACTGCAGGATTCCATGCTGCAGGCCGACATCACCTTGGACATGCTGAACCCCTTCGGACCCAACGAAAGTGTGGGCCGCTCCGACTACTACCAGGCGTTCCTGAAGAGTGCGAAGAAGCCGGGCGATGTGGACATTGCCGATCTGAGCCTGCAGGTGCTGGCCACGCACAACGGTGGCGAGGTGCAGCAGGGTTCGAACGACATCGACCGCATGGTGGATCACGCGCTGTCTGAGATGGATAGCCGGTACACGGTCAGCTTTACGCCGGCTCCGGCAGAGGCACCTAACGGCTTCCATAGCCTGAAGGCACAGGTGAACCGGCCGGGAGTTACGGTGCGCATGCCGGATGAGTACTACACGCGACAGGCGGTTGCGGAAGAGAACTCACGGTAG
- a CDS encoding aldo/keto reductase: MSSTPCSRPAAINRRSLLKSGTAAAAALAFGRLGRAVATAAAIPQVRLNNGVSMPMLGFGTYSLRGDLCTESVADAIAAGYRLIDTAKVYQNEEAVGAAIKKSGIDRKLLFVTSKIWVDDSGYDKAKLAFQETLDKLQLEYLDLYLIHRPRGDVNGSWRAMEELNAAGKIRAIGLSNFDPAQYASLMAAAKTKPAVNQVETHPILQEKVELATLEPATVRMEAWAPFGEGRDGLFTNPTLQTIAGKHGKTVAQTMLRWHYQRGVVAIPRSSNPAHRRENLAIWDFQLTPEDMRTIAALDQNRSLFPEWT; encoded by the coding sequence ATGTCCTCGACGCCTTGCAGCCGTCCCGCCGCCATCAATCGCCGCTCCCTTCTGAAGTCTGGCACGGCGGCCGCAGCCGCCCTCGCTTTCGGCCGGCTGGGCCGCGCGGTCGCGACAGCCGCAGCCATTCCGCAGGTTCGCCTGAACAATGGCGTAAGCATGCCCATGCTGGGATTCGGCACGTACAGCCTGCGCGGCGACCTGTGTACCGAAAGCGTCGCCGACGCGATTGCCGCCGGCTACCGCCTGATCGACACGGCGAAGGTGTACCAGAACGAAGAAGCCGTTGGCGCTGCGATCAAGAAGAGCGGCATCGACCGCAAACTGTTGTTCGTCACCTCAAAAATCTGGGTCGACGACTCCGGATATGACAAGGCCAAGCTGGCCTTCCAGGAGACGCTGGACAAACTCCAGCTCGAATACCTGGACCTCTACCTCATCCACCGCCCGCGCGGTGATGTAAACGGCTCCTGGCGCGCCATGGAAGAACTGAACGCAGCGGGCAAGATCCGCGCGATCGGCCTCAGCAATTTCGACCCTGCCCAATACGCCAGCCTGATGGCTGCGGCCAAAACCAAGCCGGCCGTCAACCAGGTGGAAACGCACCCCATTTTGCAGGAAAAGGTCGAGCTGGCCACGCTTGAGCCCGCAACCGTCCGCATGGAAGCGTGGGCGCCGTTTGGCGAAGGTCGCGACGGCCTGTTCACCAACCCGACCCTGCAAACGATCGCCGGCAAGCACGGCAAGACCGTGGCCCAGACGATGCTGCGGTGGCACTACCAGCGCGGCGTGGTCGCCATCCCGCGCTCGTCCAACCCCGCTCACCGCCGGGAAAACCTCGCCATTTGGGACTTCCAACTCACCCCCGAAGACATGCGCACCATTGCCGCGCTCGACCAGAATCGCTCGCTCTTCCCGGAGTGGACCTAA
- the rseP gene encoding RIP metalloprotease RseP, which produces MEHLCGPAPLTTTAHPRPEANLTGFLVFLIVLGFMVLIHEAGHFFAAKWCGVRVEAFAIGFGKRLFGIVHKGTDYRVNLLPLGGYVKMAGQDEMATIEKTSVPAMEPYGAGTEQILGGEHEREIEARTAAVAAHEGSGVEFTAVPRWRRMIIALAGPVANFILAFVVLFAVNALHHEDAEYLNGPAVLDYVPVNSAAAKAGLQTGDTITAIGNHSTPTWQNLMEQTGAALRTTVPIAFLHNGQPRTGQMYLEPVEDEHGLTDKIGIIPQQQTGPIVVHRVQPGTPAEQAGLKAGDRMNSVDGHAFHSVASLLNYLTDGNGKPVTLQVTRAGQPLQLQAKPEIGAVAENRKQFRLGFEPEPPPFTVTRMPLGAAAAESWKDNVHFSLLIGQILHGLFTRQVSVKNMSGPVGIEQQVAEASKNGIWELASLTAAISLNLGIFNLLPIPILDGGLLLFLIVESIARRDVKPVIKERVYQAAFVCIIAFFCFVMWNDISRIITAHHS; this is translated from the coding sequence GTGGAGCACCTCTGCGGCCCCGCGCCGCTCACCACCACGGCGCACCCGCGCCCTGAGGCAAATTTGACCGGCTTTCTCGTCTTCCTGATCGTTCTCGGCTTCATGGTCCTCATTCACGAGGCCGGCCATTTCTTCGCCGCCAAATGGTGCGGTGTGCGTGTTGAGGCGTTCGCCATCGGCTTCGGCAAGCGCCTGTTCGGCATCGTTCACAAAGGCACCGACTACCGCGTGAACCTTCTCCCGCTGGGCGGCTATGTCAAAATGGCCGGCCAGGACGAAATGGCCACCATTGAGAAGACCTCCGTGCCCGCCATGGAGCCCTACGGTGCCGGCACCGAGCAGATCCTGGGTGGCGAGCACGAGCGCGAGATCGAAGCACGGACCGCAGCCGTCGCCGCGCACGAGGGCTCCGGCGTGGAGTTCACCGCAGTGCCCCGCTGGCGCCGCATGATCATCGCCCTTGCCGGGCCAGTCGCCAACTTTATCCTTGCCTTCGTCGTCCTGTTCGCTGTGAACGCCCTGCACCACGAAGACGCCGAATATCTGAACGGGCCGGCCGTGCTCGACTACGTTCCGGTCAACTCTGCCGCAGCGAAAGCGGGCCTGCAGACGGGCGACACGATCACAGCCATCGGCAACCACAGCACGCCGACCTGGCAGAACCTGATGGAGCAGACGGGTGCCGCGCTCCGCACCACCGTTCCGATCGCCTTCCTGCACAACGGTCAGCCCCGCACCGGGCAGATGTACCTGGAACCGGTCGAGGACGAGCACGGCCTAACCGACAAAATCGGCATCATCCCGCAGCAGCAGACTGGTCCCATCGTGGTACACCGCGTGCAGCCCGGCACGCCAGCCGAACAGGCGGGCCTGAAGGCCGGCGATCGGATGAACTCCGTGGACGGGCACGCCTTCCACTCGGTCGCTTCCCTGCTCAACTATCTGACCGATGGCAACGGAAAGCCGGTCACGCTGCAGGTGACGCGCGCCGGTCAGCCGCTTCAGCTTCAGGCCAAGCCAGAGATCGGTGCGGTCGCGGAAAATCGCAAGCAGTTCCGCCTCGGCTTTGAGCCCGAACCGCCTCCCTTCACCGTCACCCGCATGCCCCTGGGCGCCGCTGCCGCCGAGTCCTGGAAGGACAACGTCCACTTCTCGCTTCTGATCGGCCAGATCCTGCACGGGCTGTTCACCCGGCAGGTCTCGGTCAAGAACATGAGCGGCCCGGTCGGTATCGAGCAGCAGGTCGCCGAAGCTTCCAAGAACGGCATCTGGGAGCTTGCGTCCCTGACCGCCGCGATCAGCCTGAATCTCGGCATCTTCAACCTGCTTCCCATCCCCATCCTGGATGGCGGCCTCCTGCTGTTCCTGATCGTCGAAAGCATCGCCCGCCGCGACGTGAAGCCCGTGATCAAGGAACGCGTGTACCAGGCGGCGTTTGTCTGCATCATCGCGTTCTTTTGCTTCGTCATGTGGAACGACATCAGCCGCATCATCACGGCGCACCACAGCTAA
- a CDS encoding DHH family phosphoesterase: MKLRVLFHNNCFDGACSASLFTRFHRECIGTASEYDYQGLQHQAGGGLNDADFTGDENAIVDFKYSASPKLTWWFDHHVSAFMTEELRRSFEHEQKVAGASTQKFFDPAYVSCTGLIADVAREKYGFSTGGLEDLLHWADVIDGARFESAEAAVSLAAPAMRLATVIESTNDPTFIPRLIPLLTSQPLVATLQEVFVQEALQPRLAKQQADITLLRSRVNADQGVITFDISDQPTEGYSKFIPYYLLPEAVYAVGISQSSFRVKISVGTSPWTTVPKERLADISKICERFGGGGHPRVGAISLPAGDLAEARRIAAVVTDELKALGQWNETPERTLAR; the protein is encoded by the coding sequence ATGAAGCTGCGAGTGTTGTTTCACAACAACTGTTTCGACGGGGCGTGTTCGGCGTCGCTGTTTACGCGGTTTCATCGTGAGTGCATCGGGACCGCGAGCGAGTACGACTATCAGGGTCTGCAGCACCAGGCCGGGGGTGGGCTGAACGATGCAGATTTCACCGGCGATGAGAACGCGATTGTGGATTTCAAGTACTCGGCTTCGCCAAAGCTGACGTGGTGGTTCGATCATCACGTCAGCGCGTTCATGACAGAGGAACTGCGCCGCAGCTTCGAGCACGAGCAGAAAGTCGCCGGTGCATCCACGCAGAAGTTTTTCGATCCCGCGTATGTGTCCTGCACTGGCCTGATCGCGGATGTGGCGCGCGAGAAGTACGGCTTCTCGACCGGCGGGCTCGAAGATCTGCTGCACTGGGCGGATGTGATCGACGGCGCGCGATTCGAGTCTGCGGAGGCGGCGGTGAGCCTGGCGGCACCGGCAATGCGGTTGGCGACCGTGATCGAGTCGACGAACGACCCGACGTTTATTCCACGGCTGATCCCTTTGCTGACCTCGCAACCGCTGGTCGCGACACTGCAAGAGGTGTTTGTGCAGGAAGCTCTGCAGCCGCGCCTGGCAAAGCAGCAGGCCGACATCACGCTGCTGCGATCGCGGGTGAACGCAGACCAGGGCGTCATCACTTTTGACATCTCCGATCAGCCGACCGAGGGGTACTCCAAGTTCATCCCGTACTACCTTCTGCCCGAAGCGGTGTACGCCGTCGGCATCTCGCAGTCGAGCTTTCGCGTGAAGATTTCGGTCGGAACCAGCCCATGGACGACCGTGCCGAAGGAACGACTCGCGGACATCTCCAAAATCTGCGAGCGGTTCGGCGGTGGTGGGCACCCGCGAGTGGGGGCGATCAGCCTGCCTGCTGGCGACCTGGCCGAAGCGCGTCGGATCGCGGCCGTGGTGACGGACGAGCTGAAGGCGCTCGGGCAATGGAACGAGACACCGGAGCGAACGCTGGCGAGGTAG
- a CDS encoding CPBP family intramembrane glutamic endopeptidase produces MAPDQQTISDAGQDSRDDALIPSAKGNAGPNRRPLQPMLGVLLFMSMVAGVAAILNTILKHYIPSQPAFRVVPLANSFLQSAALGIAVAAATSTLAWAERRTLASYGLISKHPVRNLLGGALAGVALLSAVVLLLHQLDLLVFRGQVLFGAAAEWKLAVRSAVFFGVAAFAEEGLVRGYLQYALTRAFSRFFRRILSPEGSARARVAPAFWTSTLLLSSLFAILQQVYTARSHLVLLNSFLFGLLMAFSLWRTGSLWWALGFHTAWDWAQSFLWGVPNSGVRMPDHLFLTEATGSALRSGGSIGPEGSAYTAGALAAGVAILMLLHRNRVYPDLWNGHESGDA; encoded by the coding sequence ATGGCCCCCGACCAGCAAACAATCAGCGACGCGGGCCAGGACTCGCGTGACGACGCGCTTATCCCAAGCGCCAAGGGCAATGCGGGACCAAACCGCAGGCCGTTGCAGCCCATGCTAGGTGTGCTGCTGTTTATGTCGATGGTGGCGGGCGTCGCGGCAATACTGAACACCATCCTCAAGCACTACATCCCATCGCAACCCGCCTTCCGCGTCGTTCCTCTCGCGAACAGCTTTCTGCAGAGTGCCGCGCTCGGGATCGCCGTGGCCGCTGCAACTTCAACGCTCGCCTGGGCAGAGCGGCGCACCCTTGCCAGTTACGGCTTGATTTCCAAGCACCCTGTGCGCAATCTGCTGGGCGGCGCGCTGGCAGGCGTTGCCCTGCTTTCAGCGGTCGTGCTGTTACTGCACCAATTGGACCTGCTCGTCTTCCGCGGGCAGGTGCTCTTTGGGGCCGCGGCGGAATGGAAGCTGGCCGTGCGCTCCGCTGTCTTCTTCGGTGTAGCAGCCTTCGCAGAAGAGGGCCTGGTCCGCGGCTACCTGCAATACGCGCTCACGCGTGCATTCTCGAGGTTCTTCCGCCGCATCCTGAGCCCCGAAGGCAGTGCCCGTGCGCGTGTCGCGCCCGCGTTCTGGACGTCCACACTCCTGCTGTCCAGCCTCTTCGCCATCCTGCAGCAGGTCTACACGGCCCGCAGCCACCTGGTCCTCCTGAACTCGTTCCTCTTCGGCCTGCTGATGGCATTCAGCCTGTGGCGCACCGGTTCGCTCTGGTGGGCCCTGGGCTTCCACACGGCCTGGGACTGGGCGCAGAGCTTCCTGTGGGGTGTGCCCAACAGCGGCGTTCGCATGCCCGACCACCTGTTCCTGACCGAGGCCACCGGCTCTGCCCTGCGCAGCGGCGGATCCATCGGTCCGGAAGGCAGCGCCTATACGGCAGGCGCGCTCGCCGCCGGTGTAGCGATCCTGATGCTCTTGCACCGCAACCGCGTCTACCCTGACCTGTGGAACGGGCACGAGAGCGGCGACGCATAG
- a CDS encoding penicillin acylase family protein — protein sequence MPTATTAPKRLTPTAYRRNRRMRRGIAVVVTLLVLAAVATIAARLWLRHAIAAGAPTLDGTLHVSGLSAPVRVRRDAYGIPHIQAANEDDLLVAQGYVTAQDRLWQMDMLRRHAAGELAEILGSDMLEHDRTQRYLQLRAVADRSVDELDPAERHALEQYSRGVNAAIAAAENGSGALPAEFRLLGYTPRPWTPRDSLLVGFAMAQDLSTGYPNKLNREAVTADLSPEMAADLYPTTTFRDHPPAEGHKDLSAPREMIEIPLDDSQVKLEAPQQFEDHLRDLQHANAILAASVSGLRCDGCTAGSNNWVVSGARSASGKPMLANDMHLSITVPGIWYTATLDAPNLSVAGVTLPGVPYVIVGHNSHVAWGFTNSSADAQDLYVEQRHGDTYTASDGSSQPIEHRTETILVKHGLNTTLDIAFTRHGGVATPILTPLFPHEKRTLALRWTLYDPGFASMPFDRANRAGTGAELEEAFRNFGGPSQNLVWGDDSGHIGYHLIGFVPLRNAPAVGSTVTFAQSGEQSPTVPPSLADDSTPIGVDGNPILPSASAPGSPSPQASTAPQSPSSAQTGSTAFVPISGHHALAPVPVPAGQYEWAQRIPYDQLPRVTDPASGILATANARITSDSYPYPISLDWEAPYRNERIWRALGDRTGLTPADMTALQDDVFSAFDRTLAERVAYAVDHVKSPSKRAREAANLLRSWDGRVTLEAAQPNITQAVRSALLTILLEPRLGRDGLLLYTPHARAYALEMLIEHAQPRWLPAGYADWNALLAAALERGLKDAHAPGKLSTWRWSGMNRIALGHPVFAKTWYLRWLSGAGSVEAPLPGNAYTVHVASGIHGASERFVVDLAQPEQGTMTLPLGESGNFRSPYFANQFPAWSTGKPLPMTGAAATHQLTLAP from the coding sequence ATGCCGACCGCAACAACCGCCCCCAAGCGCCTGACTCCCACGGCCTATCGACGCAACCGGCGTATGCGTCGCGGTATCGCCGTTGTCGTGACGCTGCTGGTCCTGGCGGCCGTTGCCACGATCGCCGCCCGACTGTGGCTGCGCCATGCCATCGCCGCAGGCGCACCGACACTGGACGGCACACTGCACGTCTCCGGTCTTTCAGCGCCGGTCCGTGTTCGACGCGACGCCTACGGCATTCCGCACATCCAGGCTGCCAACGAAGATGACCTTCTGGTGGCGCAAGGGTATGTGACCGCGCAGGATCGCCTGTGGCAGATGGATATGCTGCGGCGCCATGCCGCCGGTGAACTCGCGGAGATTCTTGGCTCCGACATGCTCGAGCACGACCGCACCCAGCGCTACCTGCAACTGCGCGCCGTCGCGGACCGCAGCGTCGACGAGCTCGATCCTGCCGAGCGTCACGCCCTCGAGCAGTACAGCCGCGGCGTCAACGCCGCCATCGCCGCCGCGGAGAACGGTTCAGGCGCGCTTCCCGCCGAGTTCCGCCTGCTGGGGTACACACCGCGCCCGTGGACGCCGCGCGATTCGCTGCTGGTCGGCTTCGCCATGGCACAGGACCTGAGCACCGGCTACCCCAACAAGCTGAACCGCGAAGCCGTGACGGCCGACCTGTCGCCGGAGATGGCGGCAGACCTCTACCCCACGACCACCTTCCGCGACCACCCGCCGGCGGAGGGTCACAAGGACTTATCCGCACCGCGCGAAATGATCGAAATCCCGCTGGACGATTCGCAGGTGAAACTCGAAGCACCGCAACAGTTCGAGGACCATCTTCGCGACCTGCAACATGCAAACGCGATCCTGGCGGCCAGCGTCTCCGGCCTGCGCTGCGATGGCTGCACCGCCGGCTCCAACAACTGGGTGGTCAGCGGTGCCCGCTCCGCCAGCGGCAAGCCCATGCTGGCCAACGACATGCACCTGAGCATCACGGTGCCCGGCATCTGGTACACGGCAACCCTGGACGCCCCAAACCTGAGCGTTGCCGGCGTGACCCTGCCCGGCGTCCCGTACGTGATCGTGGGTCACAATAGCCACGTCGCCTGGGGCTTTACCAACTCTTCTGCCGACGCGCAGGACTTGTACGTCGAGCAGCGTCACGGCGACACCTACACCGCCAGCGATGGCTCCTCACAGCCAATTGAGCACCGCACGGAGACCATCCTCGTCAAGCACGGCCTGAACACCACGCTGGACATTGCCTTCACCCGCCACGGTGGCGTCGCCACTCCCATCCTCACCCCGCTCTTCCCGCACGAGAAGCGCACGCTCGCCCTGCGATGGACGCTGTACGACCCCGGCTTTGCCAGCATGCCGTTCGACCGCGCCAACCGCGCCGGCACCGGCGCGGAGCTCGAAGAGGCCTTCCGCAACTTCGGCGGACCGTCGCAGAACCTGGTCTGGGGGGACGACAGCGGCCACATCGGCTACCACCTCATCGGCTTTGTTCCCCTGCGCAACGCACCAGCCGTCGGCAGCACGGTCACATTTGCGCAGTCTGGCGAACAGAGTCCCACGGTTCCGCCCTCCCTCGCGGACGACTCCACTCCCATCGGTGTGGACGGCAATCCCATCCTCCCCTCCGCCAGTGCTCCAGGCTCGCCCTCGCCCCAGGCGTCTACGGCTCCGCAGAGTCCCTCGTCGGCACAGACGGGCTCGACCGCATTTGTGCCCATCTCCGGGCATCACGCACTGGCTCCGGTGCCTGTTCCGGCCGGCCAGTACGAGTGGGCGCAGCGCATCCCCTACGATCAGCTTCCGCGGGTCACCGATCCCGCCTCCGGCATTCTGGCCACGGCGAACGCGCGGATCACCTCCGATTCTTACCCGTACCCCATCTCGCTCGACTGGGAAGCCCCATACCGCAATGAGCGCATCTGGCGCGCCCTGGGCGACCGCACCGGACTCACCCCAGCGGACATGACCGCCTTGCAGGACGACGTGTTCTCCGCATTCGACCGCACGCTAGCCGAGCGCGTCGCCTATGCCGTCGACCACGTCAAGTCGCCCTCCAAGCGGGCACGCGAGGCCGCCAACCTGCTTCGCTCGTGGGATGGCCGGGTGACGCTCGAGGCCGCGCAGCCCAACATCACGCAGGCGGTGCGGTCGGCACTCCTGACCATCCTGCTGGAGCCTCGCCTCGGCCGCGACGGCCTTCTGCTGTACACACCGCACGCACGCGCCTATGCCCTGGAAATGCTGATCGAGCATGCTCAGCCTCGCTGGCTGCCGGCCGGCTATGCGGATTGGAACGCGCTTCTAGCTGCTGCCCTGGAACGCGGCCTGAAGGACGCGCACGCTCCCGGGAAGCTCAGCACCTGGCGATGGTCGGGCATGAACCGCATTGCTCTTGGCCACCCCGTCTTCGCAAAGACTTGGTACCTGCGCTGGCTCTCGGGTGCCGGCAGCGTGGAAGCGCCGCTGCCCGGCAACGCGTACACCGTCCACGTCGCGTCCGGCATCCACGGTGCAAGCGAGCGATTCGTCGTCGATCTGGCCCAACCGGAGCAGGGCACCATGACATTGCCTCTGGGCGAGAGCGGCAACTTCCGCTCGCCGTACTTCGCCAATCAGTTCCCGGCCTGGTCCACCGGCAAACCCCTGCCCATGACCGGCGCCGCCGCAACGCACCAGCTCACCTTGGCACCCTAG
- a CDS encoding Na+/H+ antiporter, producing the protein MTPIHTLELLLLGLMIAVAVISGVARRLSLSYPIVLVLVGLGASLLPHLPRIPLPPDVVFLVFLPPLLFSAAWSTSWREFKFNLPSIVSLAFGLVFFTAIGVAYTAHHFLPEFDWRMGFLLGAVVSTTDAVAASSVAKKVGMPQRIVDILEGESLLNDATGLLALEFGVAMLTEGSTPTVHDGVLRLLWLLAGGLGVGAAVGMGVAWMERWIDDGPVEIAITIITPYTCYLAGEAIHASGVIAVVTCGLLLSRQSARFFSANTRLQAYSVWEALEFLLNGLVFILLGLQLPAVLEGLGGYGRGKLFLYGAVFSVVLIALRLIYVYPGAAFANRMRRVLHHETTITSPRGVFVIGWTGMRGVVALAAAYSLPYTREYGQPFPQRNLIIFLTFAVILVTLVLQGISLPWLVRALRLREDMSAYCEEGEARRIIMRAAVEHLKQERAQDHENDHTYEDLLHQYSHRLDLISDCGPEVTQGVHLSPLLKILQETTAVERKALLELRDQGRISDPLHRTLERELDLNQSRLMSLSGQTEAV; encoded by the coding sequence ATGACCCCGATTCACACGCTGGAGCTGCTGTTGTTGGGACTCATGATTGCGGTGGCGGTGATCAGTGGCGTGGCGCGCCGGCTATCGCTGTCGTACCCGATCGTGCTGGTGCTGGTCGGGCTCGGTGCGTCACTGCTGCCTCACCTGCCGCGCATCCCTCTGCCGCCGGATGTGGTGTTTCTTGTCTTCCTGCCGCCGTTGCTGTTCAGCGCGGCGTGGTCCACATCATGGCGTGAGTTCAAGTTCAATCTGCCATCGATTGTGTCGCTCGCCTTTGGCCTGGTATTTTTCACCGCCATCGGTGTCGCATATACGGCTCACCACTTCCTGCCCGAGTTCGACTGGCGCATGGGCTTTCTGCTGGGTGCGGTGGTCAGCACAACCGACGCGGTGGCGGCTAGCTCTGTTGCGAAGAAGGTCGGCATGCCGCAGCGCATCGTGGACATCCTGGAAGGCGAAAGCCTGTTGAACGACGCAACGGGCCTGCTTGCGCTGGAGTTCGGCGTAGCGATGCTGACGGAAGGCTCGACGCCTACCGTGCACGACGGAGTCCTGCGGCTGCTGTGGCTGTTGGCGGGCGGCCTGGGAGTGGGCGCCGCTGTGGGCATGGGCGTGGCCTGGATGGAGCGCTGGATCGATGACGGACCTGTTGAAATTGCCATCACCATCATCACCCCGTACACGTGCTACCTGGCGGGCGAGGCGATCCACGCTTCGGGCGTGATTGCGGTGGTCACCTGCGGGCTGCTGCTGAGCCGGCAGTCGGCACGATTCTTTTCCGCGAATACGAGACTGCAGGCGTATTCCGTGTGGGAAGCTCTGGAGTTCCTGCTGAACGGTCTGGTGTTCATTCTGCTGGGTCTGCAACTGCCGGCAGTGCTGGAAGGCCTGGGCGGGTACGGTCGCGGCAAGTTGTTCTTGTATGGTGCGGTGTTCAGCGTGGTGCTGATCGCGCTGCGCCTGATCTATGTGTATCCCGGGGCGGCGTTTGCGAACCGGATGCGCCGCGTGCTGCACCATGAGACGACCATCACGAGCCCACGTGGGGTCTTCGTGATTGGCTGGACCGGGATGCGTGGCGTGGTCGCGCTGGCCGCGGCGTATAGCCTGCCCTACACACGCGAGTACGGGCAGCCCTTTCCGCAGCGCAACCTGATCATCTTTCTCACCTTTGCCGTGATCCTGGTGACACTCGTGCTGCAAGGCATATCGCTGCCGTGGCTGGTGCGCGCGCTGCGCCTGCGCGAAGATATGTCCGCCTACTGCGAAGAGGGCGAGGCGCGGCGCATCATCATGCGCGCAGCGGTCGAGCACCTGAAACAGGAGCGGGCGCAGGATCACGAAAACGATCACACCTACGAAGACCTGTTGCACCAGTATTCGCACCGGCTCGATTTGATTAGCGACTGCGGTCCGGAAGTGACGCAGGGCGTCCACTTGAGCCCACTGCTGAAGATCCTGCAGGAGACGACCGCGGTGGAACGCAAGGCGTTGCTGGAGCTGCGGGACCAGGGTCGCATCAGCGATCCGTTGCATCGAACGTTGGAGCGGGAACTGGACCTGAACCAGTCGCGGCTCATGTCGTTGAGCGGCCAGACGGAGGCGGTATGA